The genome window GGGGTGATGACGCTCGCGGGCAGTGATCTCGGCGCCGCCGATCAATCGGCGGTGGTGGCGGCGCTCAGCCGGATCCGCGGCGTGCGCCGGGTCATCGTGCTGACCGCGCCGGCGTCGATGACGGCGACGACGGCGGCGGCCGGCCCCGCCACGACACCACCCGCCTCCGCGCCGGCCCCCGCGCTCAGCACCGGCCAGGCCATTCCCCCGCTGGAGGGCACGCCGACGTTCGAGATCCTGCCGGCCGGCCTCCTCTTCCGACCCCTGATCGCCGATCCGCGCTGGCCCGCCTTCGGCACAGTCGGGCGCCACTACTTCAACGACTCCAAGTTCGAGTCCATCGCCGCGGTGGAGCTCGGCGACATGATGCCGCTGGTGCGCGGACGGATCGGCGAGACCTGGCAGTGGGAGGCCGGCGTCCACGCGGGGCTGTGGGCGCTCTTCGACATGGACTCCGAGTCCGCCAACCTGACCAGCCTCGACTACATCGTGGGCGGATTCGGCTCCGTCCGTCAGGGGCCCTGGTCGGCGATCGCGCGGGTGTTCCACCGCAGCACGCACCTCGGCGACGAAGAGATCATTCACCACCACACGAACCGCATCAACTTCAGCTACGAGGGCATGGATGCCCGGATCTCCTACGAGCCCTGGGACTGGATGCGTCTCTACGGCGGCGGCGGCTACATCTTACGCGTCGAGCCCACGAACTACGCGCCGTGGAAAGTGCAGAGCGGCCTCGAGCTGCGGAGCCGGTGGACGATGCCCGGACGCCTGCGCCCGATCTTCGGCGCGGACTTTCAGTTCCTCGAGGAGCACGACTGGCAGCCTCAGATCTCGCTCCGCGGCGGGCTCGAGCTCGAGAGCCTCGCCGTGCTGGGCCGGAAGGTGCAGCTCCTGATCGAGTACTTCAACGGCAACTCGGTGGACGGCCAGTTCTACACGCGCGAGGTGGAGTACCTCGGTCTGGGCGTCCGCTTCAAGTTCTGACCCGCATCGCCCGCCGATCAGCGAAAGCGCGGCATGACTTCTCGGGCAAACAGCTCCATGGACCGGCGGACCTTGTCCTGGGCGAGGCCGCCGAAGTTCATCCAGCACATGACCTGCCCCACCCCCAGGTCGCGCATCGTCTCGATGTGCCGCGCCACCGTGTCGGGCGAGCCGAAGGCCAGGGTTTCCCGCACTAGCCCCTCCCAGGTGACCTTGGCCAGCCGCTCCGCCATGGCGCGGAAACCGGGCTGTAGCGTCGGATGCGCGTCGTCGATCCGATCCGGGACGACGAACCTTCGGAAGGATTCCTGGTACCAGAGCTCGGCTTCCTTGGTGTCCGCGAGCGCGCGCGCGTCGGTGTCGGCCACGTAGATCTGGCGCGACACGCCCCAGCGACGCAGGAGCGCGGCGATCTCCTCACCGCTCCGCCCGGCCTTCCGGAGCGTCTCGACGTAGGTGTCGCGGTTCCCGACGAGCTGGTCGACCGGTCCGAAGAGGACGGAGTTGAGCATGGGCCAGCCACGGAGCGCAGTGTTCTCGATCCCGTCCTTGGACACGCACACTTGGTAGAGGGGCGGGTGGGGTCGCTGCACCGGCTTCGGGATCACGGAGAGCTCCGGCACCTGAAAGAAGCGCCCGTCGTAGGCGAAGCGCTCCTCGGTCCACGCGCGCACCATGATCTCCACCGCTTCGTCGAAGCGGTCGCGGCTCTGCTCCTGGGGTACGCGGTAGCCGCGGAACTCGGCGGGCCGATTGCCGCGTCCGACCCCCACGTCGAGCCGTCCGCTCGAGATGATGTCGACCAGGGCCATCTGCTCGGCGAGGCGCAGGGGGTGGTGGAAGGGCAGGATGGCGGCGGCGAGCCCGATGCGGATGCGGCGCGTGCGCGAGGCCGCCGCTGCGGCCAGCGAGGCGGGATCCACCGAGAGCCCGTACTCGATGAAGTGGTGCTCGGTGAGCCAGGCCTCGTCGAAGCCGAGCTCCTCCGTCCACTCGATCTGCTCGAGCTCGCGGCGGATGATGTCCGCGTGCCGGTGACCCGGCGGGGCCTGGAAGAAGAAGAAGGTGCCGAAGCGCATGCGACCTCCTTGTATCTCTCAGAACGTGCCCGGCGCTAAGCTGAGCCGGGTGAAGGTGGGCGGGAGCCCGTGGCCTCCTGGGTCCCGCAAGACCGTAACTGAGCTCGGTGCCCCGCCCACTGTTCCATCATCGAACCCGAACAGTCGCCTGGGCCGCACGGTGAGCCCGTATGCGCAAGGACGGGTCATGGAACCAATCTTCATCGGCATCGACGTCGCCAAAGACCGCCTCGACATCAACATCCAACCTTCCGGCGAAGCCTTCACCGTCACCCGCGATGAGGCCGGCCTAGCCGAACTCACGCACCGGGCGGCCGCGCTCGGCCCCGTCGTGATCGCCCTGGAAGCCACGGGCGGGTACGAAGTCGTGGTGGCCGCCACGCTCGCCGCCGCCGCGCTGCCGGTGGTCGTCGTCAATCCACGCCAGATTCGCGAGTTTGCGCGGTCCACCGGCCGCCTGGCCAAAACGGATGCGCTCGATGCGCGGGCGATCGCGACCTTCGCAGCGGCGGTCCGCCCGGTCGTGCGGCCGGTTCCGGATGCCCAGACGCGCTTGCTCGGGCAGCTGGTGGCGCGGCGCCGCCAGCTGGTAGAGATGTTGGGCGCGGAGCAGAACCGCCGGCGGTTGATCGAGCCCGCCCTCAAGCGCCGGCTCGACGCCCACATCCGCTGGCTCGAGCGCGCGCTGCACGAGCTGGACGGCGATATCGACACGACCATTCGCTCCTCCCCGCTGTGGCGCGCCACCGAGGGCCTCTTGCGTTCCGTCCCCGGCATCGGCCCCATCACCGCGTCCACGCTCATCGCCGATCTGCCCGAGCTCGGCCACCTCGATCGCCGGAAGATCGCCGCCCTCGTCGGGGTCGCCCCCATCAATCGCGACAGCGGCACGCTCCGCGGCCGGCGCATGATCGCCGGCGGCCGCGCCGCGGTGCGCCACGTCTTGTACATGGCCACGCTCGCCGCCCTTCGCCACAATCCCGTCATTGCCGCCTTTTATCAGCGGTTCGTCGCCGCCGGCCGGCCCGGCAAGCTCGCGGTGACGGCCGCGATGCGAAAGCTCCTCGTCATGCTCAACGCCATCCTCCGCGACAGACGCCCATGGCAACCCGCTTGACTCCCGAGACAGTCGCTCAGGTCACCCCAAGATAGCGTGATTTGACCGCCTCATCGGCGGCCAGCGCGTCCGGCCGCGCGGAGTGCACGATCTGCCCCCGGCTCAGGATGTGGACGCGGTCCACCACCGACAGCGCGAGCGGCAGGTTCTGCTCGACCAGGAGAATCGAGAGACCCGCCCGGCGCAGCTCGCCGAGCACACGGCCCACCTCTCTCACCAGCAGGGGCGCGAGGCCTTCGGTGGGCTCGTCGAGAAGGAGGAGCCGGGGATCCGTCATGAGGGCCCGGCCGATCGCGAGCATCTGCTGCTCGCCCCCGGAGAGGCTGCTCGCGCGGCTACGCGCGCGCTCGGCGAGCCGCGGGAACAGGGCCTCCACGCGCTCGAGGGTCCAGCGGCCGCCCGCGCGCCGAGCCACGTCGAGGTTCTCTCGAACCGTCAGCGAGGCGAACACACGCCGCCCTTGCGGCACGAGGGCGAGCCCGGCCGCCACCATCCGGTACGGCGGCCAGCGCGTGATGTCGTCCCCGCGGAGGCGCACGACTCCCCGACGCGGCGGCGTGAAGCCGATGATCGAGCGGATCAGGGTGGTCTTGCCCATGCCGTTGCGTCCCAGGATGCCGAGCGCCTCGCCCTCGCCGACCCGCAGCGAGATGCCCTGGAGCACGTGGCTCACCCCGTAGTAGGTGTGCACGTCCTCCACCTCCAGCACGGAAGCGGTCTCAGACACCGAGGTAGATCTCGCGTACCTGCGGGTCGCTCCGGATCTCGTCGCGCGAGCCGTCGGCGATGACCCGCCCTTGATGGAGCACGGTGACACGGGAGGCGAGCGCGAGGGCGATGTCCATGTCGTGCTCGATCATGAGCACGGTGATGGCGGGATCGAGGCCGGCGAGGAGGTCGGCCATGAGCCGTGACTCCGCCGGCGACAGCCCCGCGGTGGGCTCGTCAAGGAGAACCAGCCGTGGTTTGCCCGCGAGGGCGAGCGCGATCTCGAGCTGACGCTGCTCGCCGTGGGAGAGATTGGCCACGACGGCCCCGTCCACCCCCATGAGTCCCACTGCGGCCAGGATGGTCCGCGCACGATCATGGAGCGCGGGGTAGCCTCCCACCGACCGTAGCATCGAGAACCGGGTGGGCGTGAGGGCCTGGACGGCGAGCAGGCAATTCTCGAGCACGGTGAGCCCGAGGAAGAGATTGGTGATCTGGAACGTGCGGGCCAGGCCCAGCGCGGCGCGACGATGGGGCGGCGCCCCGGTCACATTCGCCCCGAAGAGCTGGATCGTGCCTTCCGTGACCGGCAGCGTCCCGGCCACGAGGTTGAACAGCGTGGTCTTGCCGGCGCCATTCGGCCCGATCAGCGCGCGGCGCTCGCCCGCCCGCACGCGCAAGCTCACCCCATCCACCGCGCGGAGCCCGCCGAAGTGCTTCGCGACGCCCTCGAGCCGGAGCACGTCGTCGGCCATCGCCCTACCCGCGCGCCCGCCCGCGCAGCGCGCCCACCACGCCGCGCGGCGCGAACAGGATCACACCGATGTAGACCGCGCCGAGGATGAGCAGCCAGCGCTTGGTGTACAGGCTCACGAAGTTCTTGAGGAACACGATGACACCCGCGCCCACCACCGGGCCGGCGAGGGTGCCGGGCCCGCCGAGCGCGACCATGAGGAGCGCCTCGACGGACGTGACCAGCTGCACGTCAGTGGGCGACACGAAGCCGTTGTAGTAGGCCCAGAGCACGCCGCCTCCGCCCGCGGCCGCGCCGGAGATCACGAAGGCCAGGTACTTGTGGAGCCACACGTTGTAGCCGAGGCTCCGCATGCGCGATTCGCTCTCGCGGATGCCGCGCAGGGTGAGCCCGAAGGGCGAGGCGACGAGGAGCCCGAGGGCGCTCCACGCGAGCGCTGCCGCGGCCAGCGCGAAGTAGAAGAACGGCAGTGGGCTCGCGAAGAGCTCGGGGCGCGGCACGCCGGAGATCCCGTTGTCGCCCTTGGTGAGCGACACCCAGCGGAAGGCCAGGCCCCAGACGACCATGCCGAGGGCGAGCGTGATCATCAGGAAGTAGGTGCCGGCGGCGCGAATCGCCACCAGCCCGAACACGGCGGCGGTGGCGGCGGCGAGCAGGATGCCGGCCACGGCGCAGCCGGCCAGCCCCACGCCGCGCTCGGTCGCGAGCAGCGCCACCGCGTAGGCTCCCACGCCCCAGTACGCGGCGTGGCCGAGCGACGGCAGGCCGGTGTAGCCGAGCAACACGTCCAGGCTCATGGCGAGAATGGCGACGACGAGGGCCTGGGTGACGAGCGTCAAGGGATAGGGCGGCAGCAGAGGCCCGGCGAGGGCGAGGAGCACGACGGCGCCGAGGGCCAGGAGTGCCCGGCGGCGGATCACGCGCGGCCGAAGAGCCCGGTGGGCCGGACAGCGAGGATGAGGGCCATCGGCGCGAACAGGGTGAAATAGGACAGCTCGGGGAATAGCGCCTTGCCGAAGTTGTCGAGCAGCCCCACGAGGACGCTGCCCACGATGGCGCCGGGCAGGCTCCCGAGGCCCCCCACGATCACCACCACGAACGCGTAGGGCAGCACCTCGAAGTCGGTGCCGGGATAGACGCCGAGGAAGCCGCCCCCCGCCACGCCGCCGAGCGCGGCGAGCGCCGCGCCCAGCGCGAACACGCCCAGCGAGGCGCGGGGCACGTTGATGCCCACGCCCTGCGCCATCTCCGCGTCGTCCACCGCCGCGCGCACGAGCGCGCCCACGCGCGTCCGGTCGAGCAGCCACCAGAGGCCGATGGCCACCGCCGCGGCGAGCCCGATCAGAAAGAGGCGGTAGCCGGAGAACACCATGCCCGACACGGTGAAGCTCCGCGCCAGCGCGGCCGGTACCGGGATCGAGTACGGATCGCCGCCCCACACGAGGAGCGCCAGATCCTGGAAGATGAGGGCGAACCCCACGGTCATGAGCACCTGCCCGAGGGTCTGCCCCTTGAGCCGGCGCAGGAAGAGCCGCTCCATGGCCATTCCGATGAGCGCGATCGCCACTGCCCCGCCCAGCAGCGCGGCGACGAAGCTCCGCGAGCGCAGCGCGACGGTGAGGCCGACATAGCCGCCCAGCATGAAGTAGGAGCCGTGGGCGAGATTGACTATTCTCATCACGCCGAATATCAGCGAGAGGCCGCTCGCGAGGAGGAAGAGGAGGGCGCCGTACGACAGGCCGTTGAACGTCTGGATGACCCAGAAGTCCGGCCGCGACATCGGTGGCTACCGCAGGCGCAGGAGGCGGGCGCCGGTGGCGCGGATGACGCGGTCCTGATCCTTCTTGCTGAGACCGACCGCGCGAGCCCCTATCGTCGCGAGGGGCCGCTCGAGCCCCATGTCGAAGCAGAAATCGGTGCCGAGCGCCACGCGGTCCGCGCCGACGGTGTTCACCAGATAGCGCAGCGCGCCGGCATCATGGCTGATGATGTCGTAGGTGAAGCGCCGGAGATACGCACTGAGCGGCTTCTTCGCCACACCCTTGTTCTCCGGCCGCACGCCCTGGCCGTGGCGCAGCCGGCCGTGGAGATACGGCAGGGCCCCGCCCGCGTGGGGCAGACACACCTCGAGCTTGGGCAAGCGGTCCAGCACTCCGCCGAACACGAGATGCGCGGCGGCGATCGCGGTGTCGAAGGGATTGCCGAGGAGATTGCTCAGGTAGTAGGGCTTGAGCCGCTCGGCCCCGATCACGTTGATCGGGTGGAGGAGCACGGGCAGGCCGAGCGAGGCGGCGCGCTGGAACACGGGGAAGAGCGCGGGATCGGACAGCTCGCGACCGGCGACGTTGGTGCCCATGTACACGCCGCGGATGCCGGGCAGCCGCGCCGCGCGCTCGAGCTCGCCCAGCGCGCGCTCGGTGTCCTGGAGCGGCAGCGCCGCGCAGCCCACGAAGCGGTCGGGATACGCGGTGTGCGCGGCGCTCGCCGCATCGTTGAAGGCGACGCACAGCCGCGTCCCCACGCCGGCGTCCGCCCAGTACACCATGGGCGCGGTCAGGGAGAGCGCCTGCACGGCCACGCCCGAGCGGTTCATCGCCTTGAGCCGGAGCCGGAGATCCCAGTAGTGCGCCTCGAGCGGCGGGGTGCGGGCGGCGCCCACGTAGAGCACGGGACCGCGCGCGCTGCTCCGGTCGACGCCGGCGCCGAAGGAGGCACCGGATTGCTCCATCACCCGGATGAACGCCTCGGGAAAGAAGTGGGCATGGACGTCGACGCCGAGCGGCCTGGCCACGAGCGGGGATTCTACTATCAACCGCGGGGCGGTGGTAGTCTCGGGCCGTGCGACTCCCCCGCGAGCGCTTCGACTACTCCCCCATGGCCGGGCGGCCCCGGTGGTCCCTGCCCAGGGGCGCGCGCATCGCCGTCTGGACGATCGTCAACGTGGAGGAATGGGACATCGAGCGCCAGATGGCGCGCCAGGTCCTCACCGCGCCGCAGGGGGTGGCGACGGTGCCCGACGTGCCGAACTGGGCGTGGCACGACTACGGCATGCGGGTGGGCTTCTGGCGCTTCCTGGAGGCGCTCACCAAGCGGAAGATCCGCGCCACCGCCGCCATCAACGCCCACGTCGTCGAATCGTACGAGCCGGTGGCGCGGGCAATGCTGGACGCGGGCTGGGAGTTCATGGGCCACGGCGTGGTGCAGGGCGCCATGCATCTCCTGCCCGATCAGCGCGCGGCGATCCGGCAGTCGGTGGAGCTCTTGACCAAGTTCACCCGCAAGAAGCCCAAGGGCTGGCTGGGCCCCGGGCTCACCGAGACGTGGGAGACGCTCGACCATCTCGCCGCCGAGGGCATCGAGTACGTCTCCGACTGGGTGAACGACGACCAGCCCTACGAGATCCGCACCGCCGCGGGCCCGCTGGTCTCCGTGCCCTACTCGCTCGAGCTCAACGACATCCCGATGATGGTGATCCAGCACCACACGTCGGGCGAGTGGCTGCAGCGGTGCAAGGATCAGTTCGACCGGCTCTACCGCGAGGGCGCGAAGAACCCGCGGGTGATGGCGATGGCGGTGCATCCCTACATCTCGGGCGTGCCGCACCGGATGAAGTACTTCGAGGCGGTGTACGACTACATCCGGAAGAAGAAGGGCGTCTGGATGACGACGGGCGAAGAGATCTACGAGTGGTACAAGTCTCAGCGCCGGTCGGGCTGAACGCCGTTCCGCATCGCCTGCCAGATTTTGCCTGAGGTCAGCGGCATGTCGATGTTGGTGACGCCGAAGGGGCGCAGGGCGTCCACCACCGCGTTGACGATGACCGGCGGCATCACGATGCAGCCCGCCTCGCCGAGGCCCTTGACCCCGAGCGGATTGCGCGGCGAGGGCGTCACCATCTTGCCGATCACGGGCTCGGGGAAGTCGCCCAGTCGCGGCACCGCGTAGTCCATCAGCGTGCCGGTGGCGAGCTGACCCGCCTCGTCGTAGACCAGCGCCTCCAGGAGCGCCTGGCCCGCGCCCTGCGCGTAGCTGCCGTGGAGCTGGCCCTCGGCGAGCAGCGGGTTCACGATGACCCCGGCGTCGTCTACCCAGGTGCAGCGCGCGAGCGTGACCGCGCCGGTGTCGCGGTCGATCTCCACCATCGCCACGCAGGCGCCGAAGCTCCACGTCTCCGCCTCCGCCTGGAAGAACACGGTGGCCTCGAGGCCGGGCGTGTCGCCCGGGCCGGTGCGGGTGGGGCCGTGCGCGAAGGCCGCGACCTGGGCCCACGTCGCGCGGCGGGCCGGCGCGCCGACCACCTGGTAGCCGCCCGCCAGCGGCACGACGTCCTCCACGCCGGCTTCGAGGAGATGCGCGGCGATGCGCCGGCCCTTCTCGCGCACCTCCTCGGCGGCGCGGTAGGCGGCGCTTCCGCCCAGCGCAGTGGAGCGGCTGCCGAACGTGCCGAAGCCCTGGGGCGCGCCGCCGGTGTCGCCGTGGCGCACCGTCACGTCCTCCGGCCTGACGCCGAGGGCGTCCGCGACGATCTGCGCCCAGGTGGTCTCGTGCCCCTGCCCGTGCGCGCTCGAGCCGGTGACGAGCGTGACCGTGCCCGTCCGCTCTACGCGCACGCTGCCGCTCTCCCAGCCGGCGGCCGCGGGCTCCACGTAGACCACCACACCCACCCCCGTCACTGCGCCGCGGGCCCGAGCGGCGCGCTGTCGTTCCCGCTCCTTCGCGTAGCCCGAGAGCTCGAGGCACCGGTCGAGCGCCTCGGCGTAGCGGCCGGAGTCGTAGACCACCGCGGTCGAGGTCTTGTAGGGGAACGCGGTGGCGGGCACGAGGTTCTTGCGACGGATGTCCACGGGATCGAGCCCGGCGGCGTGCGCGGCCTCGTCCATGAGCCGCTCGATCATGAACGTCCCCTCGGGACGTCCGGCGCCGCGATAGGCGCCGGTGGGCGAGGTCGTGGTGACGGCGCCCGCGATCTCGATGTCCACCGCGGGGATCGCGTAGGGACCCGGCATCGTGCGGCCGGAGTTCCACGCGGGGCCCGCGCCGCTCACCGCGAAGCGTCCGCCCAGCGGGAATACCACGCGCGCGCGGAGCCCGCGGATGCGGCCGTCCGCGTCCACCGCGAGCGCGCCCTCCGCCTCGGCGCCGCGGCCGTGATTGGTGGTGAGCACGTCCTCGCCGCGCGTGGCGACCCACTTCACGGGCCGGCGGAGCTGTAGCGCGAGCCACGCGACCAGCGCGTCCTCGCGGTACGGCGAACCCTTGACGCCGAAGCCCCCGCCCACCTCGGGGGCGATCACGCGGATGCGCGACTCCGGATACCCCGTCACCGCCGCGATCTCCGCCCGCACGCGGAACGGTGACTGCGTCGAGGTCCAGATCCGGAGCTCGTCGGCGGCGGGATCGAGCCAGGCCAGCGTCGCCCGCGGCTCCATGCAGATGGCGGCCACGCGCGGCTGGCGCATGCGGACCCGGCCCGCGTGAGGCGCGCCCGCGAAGGCCGCATCCGGATCACCGGCGCGCCAGCGATGCGTGAAGGAAAGATTGCCGGGCAGCGCGGCGTGCACCGCCGGGGCGCCGGCGGCCAGCGCCGCCTCCGGATCGGGCAAGGGGCCGAGCGGCTCGTAGTCCACCTCGACGAGCTCGACGGCATCGCGCGCCCGATAGGCCGAGTCCGCCACCGCGGCGGCCACCGCATCGCCAACCGCGACCACGGTGCCCTCGGCGAGCAAGGGGTGCGGCGGCACCTTCATGCCCGGCACCACGCGATTGGAGGGCATGTGCCCGAGGTCGCGCACGTCGGCCCCGGTGATCACCGACACCGCACCGGCGGCGGCGCGTGCGCGGGAGGCGTCGAGGGCGCGGATGCGGGCATGCGCGTGCGGGCTCCGCAGAAGCGCCACGTGCAGGAGCCCGGGGAGCACGAGGTCGTCGGTGTAGCGCCCCACGCCCATGAGGAGGGCGCGGTCCTCGCGCCGCCGCATGCCGCGGCCGATGTAGGGCGCGTCCGCGCCGTCCTTACCCTTGTCGCCGCTCACCGAGGCCACCGCGGCATGCTAGCATGACGGGCATGGCACCCCGGGCGAAGGTGATTCCCCTCCCGTTCGTGAAGGCGTCCGCGCCGCCGACCGAATCCCGCGATCTCGTCGAGGTGCGCTGCTGCTTCGATCAGGCGGAGGCTCTCGTGGTGCGGAGCGTGCTGGACAGCGAGGGTATCTCGTCCGTGCTGCGTGGCCACCTGGTGTCCTCGGTGCATCCGTTCAGCGTGGGCGCCCAGGGTATGGTGCGGGTGCTCGTGCACGAGTTCGACGCCCTGCGCGCCCGTGCCGTCCTCTCGCGCCGGCGGTAACCGCCTCAGAGCGTCAGGCGGAAGAGCCGCGCCGCGTTCTCCGTCGTGGCCTCGCCCAGCGCCTCCACGTCCACGCCCCGGAGCGCCGCCACGTGCGCGGCGGTGAGGGCCACGTAGGCGGGCTCGTTGCGCTTGCCGCGGTGCGGCGTCGGCGTGAGGTAGGGGCAATCGGTCTCGACGACCAACCGGTCCGCGGGCACGAAGCGGGCGACGTCGGGCAAGGCGCGCGCGTTCTTGTAGGTCACGGGCCCGGCGAGCGAGATCATCAGTCCCAGGTCCAGACAGCGGCGGGCCACCGGGATGTCCGCCGAGAAGCAGTGCATGACCCCGCCGATCTCGCCCACGCGCGCCTCGTCCAGGATGGCCAGCGCCTCAGCGTGGGCGTCGCGGCAGTGGATGATGACGGGCTTACCGACGGCGCGCGCCATGTCGAGCTGGCGCCGGAACACGTGCGCCTGTACGTCGCGCGGCGAGAGGTCGCGGAAGAAGTCCAAGCCCATCTCGCCGAGGCCGACGACCCGCGGCGAGCGGGCGAGCCGCTTCATCTCCGCGAAATCCTCCTCGGTCGCCTCGCCGGCGTCGTGCGGATGGATGCCCACCGAGGCCCAGACGTCGGGGATGCGCTCGGCCATCGCCACGGTGGCCCTATTGGAATCACGATCAGTTCCGATCGTGACCATGCCGCGCAGGCCCGTGGCGCGGGCGCGCTCGAGCACCGCGTCGAGATCATCGGTGAAGTCCGGGAAGTGCAGATGCGCGTGGGTGTCGAAGAGCATGGGAGAAATCATAGCCGATCGGCGCGGAAGGCCGGCCACACCGCACCCGCGTCGGGCGGGCCGCCCCAGCGCGCGCGCAGCGCGCGCTCCAGCGCGAGGGTGGTCGCCGCGATCATCGGCACGACCGTATCGCGGGACGCCGCCTCGGCGAGCGCGTGGA of Candidatus Methylomirabilota bacterium contains these proteins:
- a CDS encoding branched-chain amino acid ABC transporter permease, with amino-acid sequence MIRRRALLALGAVVLLALAGPLLPPYPLTLVTQALVVAILAMSLDVLLGYTGLPSLGHAAYWGVGAYAVALLATERGVGLAGCAVAGILLAAATAAVFGLVAIRAAGTYFLMITLALGMVVWGLAFRWVSLTKGDNGISGVPRPELFASPLPFFYFALAAAALAWSALGLLVASPFGLTLRGIRESESRMRSLGYNVWLHKYLAFVISGAAAGGGGVLWAYYNGFVSPTDVQLVTSVEALLMVALGGPGTLAGPVVGAGVIVFLKNFVSLYTKRWLLILGAVYIGVILFAPRGVVGALRGRARG
- a CDS encoding ABC transporter ATP-binding protein, which encodes MSETASVLEVEDVHTYYGVSHVLQGISLRVGEGEALGILGRNGMGKTTLIRSIIGFTPPRRGVVRLRGDDITRWPPYRMVAAGLALVPQGRRVFASLTVRENLDVARRAGGRWTLERVEALFPRLAERARSRASSLSGGEQQMLAIGRALMTDPRLLLLDEPTEGLAPLLVREVGRVLGELRRAGLSILLVEQNLPLALSVVDRVHILSRGQIVHSARPDALAADEAVKSRYLGVT
- a CDS encoding DUF1207 domain-containing protein — its product is MTCMVETTGEYVGTRRHAFGVMVGLILLLGGAISVGAVPMDDAYMAGYAAAVLEREFRVAAPSLVVRDGVMTLAGSDLGAADQSAVVAALSRIRGVRRVIVLTAPASMTATTAAAGPATTPPASAPAPALSTGQAIPPLEGTPTFEILPAGLLFRPLIADPRWPAFGTVGRHYFNDSKFESIAAVELGDMMPLVRGRIGETWQWEAGVHAGLWALFDMDSESANLTSLDYIVGGFGSVRQGPWSAIARVFHRSTHLGDEEIIHHHTNRINFSYEGMDARISYEPWDWMRLYGGGGYILRVEPTNYAPWKVQSGLELRSRWTMPGRLRPIFGADFQFLEEHDWQPQISLRGGLELESLAVLGRKVQLLIEYFNGNSVDGQFYTREVEYLGLGVRFKF
- a CDS encoding branched-chain amino acid ABC transporter permease; translated protein: MSRPDFWVIQTFNGLSYGALLFLLASGLSLIFGVMRIVNLAHGSYFMLGGYVGLTVALRSRSFVAALLGGAVAIALIGMAMERLFLRRLKGQTLGQVLMTVGFALIFQDLALLVWGGDPYSIPVPAALARSFTVSGMVFSGYRLFLIGLAAAVAIGLWWLLDRTRVGALVRAAVDDAEMAQGVGINVPRASLGVFALGAALAALGGVAGGGFLGVYPGTDFEVLPYAFVVVIVGGLGSLPGAIVGSVLVGLLDNFGKALFPELSYFTLFAPMALILAVRPTGLFGRA
- a CDS encoding LLM class flavin-dependent oxidoreductase, whose translation is MRFGTFFFFQAPPGHRHADIIRRELEQIEWTEELGFDEAWLTEHHFIEYGLSVDPASLAAAAASRTRRIRIGLAAAILPFHHPLRLAEQMALVDIISSGRLDVGVGRGNRPAEFRGYRVPQEQSRDRFDEAVEIMVRAWTEERFAYDGRFFQVPELSVIPKPVQRPHPPLYQVCVSKDGIENTALRGWPMLNSVLFGPVDQLVGNRDTYVETLRKAGRSGEEIAALLRRWGVSRQIYVADTDARALADTKEAELWYQESFRRFVVPDRIDDAHPTLQPGFRAMAERLAKVTWEGLVRETLAFGSPDTVARHIETMRDLGVGQVMCWMNFGGLAQDKVRRSMELFAREVMPRFR
- a CDS encoding amidohydrolase family protein, with product MARPLGVDVHAHFFPEAFIRVMEQSGASFGAGVDRSSARGPVLYVGAARTPPLEAHYWDLRLRLKAMNRSGVAVQALSLTAPMVYWADAGVGTRLCVAFNDAASAAHTAYPDRFVGCAALPLQDTERALGELERAARLPGIRGVYMGTNVAGRELSDPALFPVFQRAASLGLPVLLHPINVIGAERLKPYYLSNLLGNPFDTAIAAAHLVFGGVLDRLPKLEVCLPHAGGALPYLHGRLRHGQGVRPENKGVAKKPLSAYLRRFTYDIISHDAGALRYLVNTVGADRVALGTDFCFDMGLERPLATIGARAVGLSKKDQDRVIRATGARLLRLR
- a CDS encoding IS110 family transposase, which codes for MEPIFIGIDVAKDRLDINIQPSGEAFTVTRDEAGLAELTHRAAALGPVVIALEATGGYEVVVAATLAAAALPVVVVNPRQIREFARSTGRLAKTDALDARAIATFAAAVRPVVRPVPDAQTRLLGQLVARRRQLVEMLGAEQNRRRLIEPALKRRLDAHIRWLERALHELDGDIDTTIRSSPLWRATEGLLRSVPGIGPITASTLIADLPELGHLDRRKIAALVGVAPINRDSGTLRGRRMIAGGRAAVRHVLYMATLAALRHNPVIAAFYQRFVAAGRPGKLAVTAAMRKLLVMLNAILRDRRPWQPA
- a CDS encoding polysaccharide deacetylase family protein — its product is MRLPRERFDYSPMAGRPRWSLPRGARIAVWTIVNVEEWDIERQMARQVLTAPQGVATVPDVPNWAWHDYGMRVGFWRFLEALTKRKIRATAAINAHVVESYEPVARAMLDAGWEFMGHGVVQGAMHLLPDQRAAIRQSVELLTKFTRKKPKGWLGPGLTETWETLDHLAAEGIEYVSDWVNDDQPYEIRTAAGPLVSVPYSLELNDIPMMVIQHHTSGEWLQRCKDQFDRLYREGAKNPRVMAMAVHPYISGVPHRMKYFEAVYDYIRKKKGVWMTTGEEIYEWYKSQRRSG
- a CDS encoding ABC transporter ATP-binding protein, with the translated sequence MADDVLRLEGVAKHFGGLRAVDGVSLRVRAGERRALIGPNGAGKTTLFNLVAGTLPVTEGTIQLFGANVTGAPPHRRAALGLARTFQITNLFLGLTVLENCLLAVQALTPTRFSMLRSVGGYPALHDRARTILAAVGLMGVDGAVVANLSHGEQRQLEIALALAGKPRLVLLDEPTAGLSPAESRLMADLLAGLDPAITVLMIEHDMDIALALASRVTVLHQGRVIADGSRDEIRSDPQVREIYLGV